The following is a genomic window from Photobacterium sp. GJ3.
GATTACTGCACAGTTCCCCAATGCCAAGGCACATATGGTGGCAAATACCGGCCATTGGCTCCACGCAGAAAAACCAGAAACCGTGAACCGAATCATTCTGAACTTTTTACAAGCCCTTAAGAATTAACACACCGGGCTCACTGTGCTATAGTGCGCGCCGGATGCAAGTCTGAACTTGCGAAGGAGTAACAGATGTTATACGAGCACATGGATCTGCTGGAATCCGTTGGACTGGATTTATTGTTCGCTGCTATCTTCTTTTTCATTGGTATGGCAATAAAAGATGTCCTGAAGCAAGGCAATGTGCCGCCATTTGGACGAAAAATTGTCTGGCTGGTCTTGTTTTTAGGATGTTTTGGTTTCATATCGAAAGGTGTGATCCAATTAACGATGGAAGGTGCTGGCATAGGCTAATGTCACTCACCTCTCACGCTATATTGTTCAAAAGCGAAATGAGAAAAAGAATCACAATGTTTTTTTCTCAAGCAGACAGTACTGTCACTGACAAATGAACACTTCAGGCTCACACAATGCGCAGTGTTCGCGGTCAGCCTGTTCTATTTCAGATATCGTTAGTCAGAAAAGCTAACGGTCTACAACTTAAACACGGGTAATCTCTACTATGGCGAGTGTAGGACTCTTCTTTGGTAGCGACACAGGTAACACCGAAGCCGTCGCGAAAATGATCCAAAAACAGCTGGGCAAAAGCCTGGTTGAAGTCAAAGACATAGCGAAAAGCAGCAAAGAAGACATTGAAAACTTCGACCTGTTGTTGCTGGGTATCCCGACCTGGTACTACGGTGAAGCTCAGTGTGACTGGGATGATTTCTTCCCAGAGCTGGAAGGCATTGATTTTGAAAACAAACTCGTTGCGATCTTTGGTTGTGGTGATCAGGAAGATTACGCAGAGTATTTCTGTGACGCCATGGGCACAGTTCGCGACATCGTTGAGGGCCGTGGTGCAGTCATCGTGGGTCACTTCCCGACTGAAGGATACGAGTTTGAAGCCTCAAAAGCGCTGGTTGATGACAGCCACTTTGTGGGTCTGTGCATTGATGAAGATCGTCAGCCTGAACTGACAGATGAGCGTGTTGAAAAATGGGTGAAACAGGTTTACGAAGAAATGTGTCTGGCTGAACTGGCCGACTAAGCCTCCCCTGCTCAATAAAAAAACGCGCTGATGCGCGTTTTTTTATGGCTCATTCACGATGGCGTCCTGTGGTAACGACTCTGAATCCGAATCCGCACTTCTGTACTGTGGCTTCTTCCTGACATACAAAACTCGCTTGACGCGTGCCACAATTTCCCCGCGCGTATCTGTCACATTCACGATGAATTCCGGGAAATGCTTCTCCCCCATCGCGGTCGAATGCTTAATGTCCTCGACACAAGCGTCTGAAATCTGAAACACGGCATTCAAGTCAGTCTGTCCCGGTTTCAGGAAATCCACTTCCGCCTGTTTATCCCAAACGTAGTACTCTTTTCCCAGAATCCCCATCAGCATCAGCGCATAAACCGGGTCTGTCAGAGAAAAAATACTCCCGCCATATTGGGTCCGATTGGCATTTTTGTTCCACCAGCGTAGCTTCAGACAAATTTCTACATGCCGAAAATCTTCACTGATATGTCGAATACGTATGCCGGCTCCCCAGAATGGTGGCCAGATATTCAGAGCAAATTTCACAATACCCGGTTTGTAGAATCGATTCACACGCTCACTTCCTTATGATCTGGTACGATGAGTATAGAACACTTTTTTAACATTTATATCAGGCGAATAAAAGTCACAAGTTTCCTAGACCCATTCAGCATTAAGGTTTATTGTTGTGCTGTCGTCACTTATAATGAACAGATATGCGAAAGACTACCGTAACCTTCCATTTTCCCTGTTACGGCTAGCCAAAGGAAACTCGAATGTCAGATAACAACCAAGCACTGAAACAAGCCGGACTTAAAGTCACTCTTCCGCGCCTGAAAATTCTGGAAGTACTGCAAGATCCTGAGTGCCAACACATTAGTGCTGAAGATTTGTACAAGAAGTTGATCGATATCGGTGAAGAGATTGGCCTGGCCACTGTTTACCGAGTCCTGAACCAATTCGACGATGCTGGAATTGTGACCCGTCACCATTTCGAAGGGGGGAAATCCGTCTTTGAACTCTCAACCCAGCATCACCACGATCATCTTGTATGTCTGGATTGCGGCAAAGTGATTGAATTCTCAGATGATTTGATTGAAGACCGTCAACAGCAAATTGCTGAAAGCTATAATATTCGCCTGACCAATCACAGCCTGTACTTATATGGTCATTGCACCGCTGGTGATTGCAACAAAGATGAGAGCCTGCACGACGAGAAAAAATAATTTCACGTCCTGATTACCATAAAAAAACCAGCCAAGTGGCTGGTTTTTTTACATCTTGGGCTAAAGTTGCTCCCTCAACCCAAGATTTCATTTAATCTGCGATTTTCGCCCAGGAATCACGCAGACCAACAGTACGGTTAAATACCAAGTGGTTCGCGACAGAATCTTTGTTATCCGCACAGAAATAACCCATCCGTTCAAACTGGAATGCTTGCTCAGGCGCTGCATTCGCCAAACTTGGCTCAACAAAACCTTGCATCACAACCAGTGAATCAGGGTTGATCGTGGCAGCAAAATCATCTGCAGCACCCGGGTTTGGCACCGTAAACAAACGATCGTACAAACGGATTTCAGCAGGTAATGCTTGCTCCGCAGACACCCAGTGAATCACGCCTTTCACTTTTCGGCCATCTGCTGGGTTTTTACCCAGTGTTTCCGGATCGTACGTACAGAAAATCGTGGTGATATTGCCCTCAGCGTCTTTCTCGACACGTTCAGCTTGAATCACATAAGCACCACGCAAGCGAACTTCCTTGCCCAGCACCAAGCGCTTGTACTTCTTGTTCGCTTCTTCGCGGAAATCTTCGCGTTCAATGTACAGCTCGCGGCTGAATGCGACTTCACGCTCACCCATTTCTGGCTTGTTCGGGTGATTCCCGATCGTCAGAATTTCAGTCTCACCGAAGTTCTCAATCACAATCTTTACCGGATCCAGCACTGCCATGGCACGTGGCGCATGTTCATTGAGATCATCACGGATACAAGATTCCAGAGAACTCATTTCGATGGTGTTATCCTGTTTGGTCACACCAATACGCTTACAGAATTCACGGATTGAGCCTGGCGTAAAACCACGACGGCGCAGACCAGAAATCGTTGGCATACGTGGGTCATCCCAGCCGGAGACCAGCTTCTCTGTGACCAATTGGTTCAGTTTTCGCTTGGACATCACCGTGTATTCAAGATTCAGACGGCTGAACTCGTACTGACGTGGACGGCTTTCAATTGAAATGTTATCCAGCACCCAATCGTACAAACGACGGTTATCCTGGAATTCCAGCGTACACAGCGAGTGTGTGATGTTCTCCAGCGCATCAGAAATGCAATGCGTAAAGTCATACATCGGATAGATACACCACTTATCGCCTGTCTGATGGTGCGTCGCAAAGCGAACGCGATACAGCACAGGATCTCGCATCACCATGAACGGAGAAGCCATATCGATTTTAGCGCGAAGCGACATTTTGCCTTCTTCAACTTCGCCGTTTTTCATTTTCTCGAACAGCGCCAGATTTTCTTCCACCGGGCGATCGCGGTAAGGACTTGGCTTCCCTGACTCAGTTAGCGTACCACGATACGCACGCATCTCTTCCGGTGTCAGTTCATCAACATAGGCCAGACCTTTGTTGATCAGTTCAATCGCATACGCATGCAGCTGATCGAAGTAGTTAGATGAGTAACAAATCTCACCGCTCCACTCAAAGCCCAGCCAGTTCACGTCGTTCTTGATCGACTCTACGTATTCGATGTCTTCTTTTTCCGGGTTTGTGTCATCAAAACGCAGGTTGCATTGTCCCTGGTAATCCTGAGCAATACCAAAGTTCAGACAAATAGATTTTGCGTGACCGATATGCAGGTAGCCATTCGGTTCAGGCGGAAAACGTGTGTGGACGCTGGTATGCTGACCACTGGCTAAATCCGCATCAATGATTTGGCGGATAAAATTGCTTGGACGAGCTTCGGATTCACTCATCAATAACACCTCGTGTGCGAACAGGATCTTCAAACCTGTAATGATCCACAAATACGGCTCATGACTCAACAATTAGTGTGCATTGATTCATGATCAGGATGAAAAAAAACCGGCCCAATTGGGCCGGCTTCACTTTTCTTGATGTTTTCGCTCAGATGCGCTGTCTTTTACGGCAGTTTGACTGCTGACAGGTCTTCTGACGCAGGGATTTTTTTCATCTCACCTGCAACAATTTCTGCCAGTGGACCCAGGATAACCTGCAGGTTATTGGAGCCCAGTTTGACCACACCCATCGCACCCAGTGCTTTCAGTGTTTTCTCATCAGCCAGGCTGCTGTCTTTCAGTGTCAGACGCAGACGCGTGATACAGGCATCAATGTTTTCCAGGTTACCGTGGCCACCTAGTGCTTTCAGGTATTGTTTCGCCAGTTCACCCGTTTCCTGAGAACCAGAAGTCGCTACTTCCTCAGTATCAGCATCTTCACGGCCTGGTGTTTTCAGGTTGAAAATACGAATCGCTGCACTGAATGTGACGAAGTACAGGAAGAAGAAGCCAATACCAATCAGAAGCAGTACGAATGGTTTCGTTGCCAGACCCCAGTTCAATGCGAAGTCAATCAGACCAGCAGAGAATGTAAAGCCATGCAGTGTGCCAAACATATTGGCGATAACCAGAGAAATGCCTGTGAATACCGCATGTAGCGCATACAGTGCAGGCGCCAGGAACACGAACATGAACTCTAATGGCTCAGTGATACCGGTCAGGAACGAACAGAAAGCAACTGAACCCAGAGCACCCATCACCTGGCTGCGTTTTTCTTTCGGAGCAGCCATGATCATCGCCAATGCTGCACCTGGCAAACCCCACATCATGATTGGGAAGAAACCATTCATGAATACACCCGCAGATTTATCGCCAGCGAAGAATCGGTTCAGGTCACCCGTGTTAACTGTGTCAGTGATACTCTTCACAACCGCAGTGACTTCTGGGGTTACAGCGTTCTTGAATTCAAATACATGTGATTGGCCCACAACTAACTGTTTCGCCAGTGCAGGATCGACACACAGTTGAGTCGCGCCATTCAGAAGAGCAACAGGTTCAACGTTAATCACCTGGCAGCTGCCCATACCAAACCAGAAGTATGAGTTCAGGACATGGTGCAGACCAACAGGGATCAGACCACGGTTCAGCACACCGTAAATGAACTGACCAATGGCACCCGAGCTAGAAACTGCATGTGCTAACGCATCCAGACCTGATTGAATATGAGGCCATACAACACCAGCGACTGCACCCAAAGCAAGTGCAAACAAGCCAGACATGATAGGAACTAAACGTTTCCCGGCAAAGAAGCCCAGCCAAGGTGGCAGCGTCGTTGTGTAGAAACGATTATAAGAGTGGCCAGCAATGATACCGGCAATAATGCCGCCGAAGAACGACATATTAATGGATGGGTCAATCGTTTTTGCAGAAATATCCAGCACAAAATATGCAACAGCACCAGCTAATCCTGCGGCACCTGCACCATCCTTGGATAAACCAATCGCAATACCGATACCGAACAATAAAGGCAACTGGCCGAAAATCGCGCCGCCGGCTTGTGCCATAAATGGAATATCGAATACGTCAGCCTGACCTAGTCGAAGTAGCAGACCTGCCACCGGCAGAACCGCTATGGGAAGCATTAATGCTTTACCCAGTTTTTGCATATATCCAAGAATATTCACCCTTAGTTCCCCCTATGGTTTTCTTAGATGCAGATGAGATAACTTATTTTAGCTACCCGATTAAGTATGTTGCAGTTTATGCCTTTAATTTCGCCCCGCAAATTAAAACGTTATCATTTGTGATCCTAATCACCAGCATCTGGCGGGTACGAACGATTTTGCTAGCTCGGTCATAAAACTTATTTTATTATTCGAAAAAAAGGCGAGATGCCGCTAAAATCCCCAAGTATTCTTTTCAAGCAATGAGGTGTTACCGTGAGACTTATCCCACTGAACAACGCGCCAGAAGTTGGTTTGTGGTCAGCACGTTATATTGTTGATCGTATTAACAAATTTCAACCTACGGCTGACCGTCCTTTTGTATTGGGTCTACCTACCGGTGGTACACCTCTGACAACCTACAAGCGCCTGATCGAGCTTTATAAAGCAGGCGAAGTAAGTTTTAAGCATGTGGTCACATTCAACATGGATGAATACGTGGGTTTACCAGCAGATCATCCTGAATCATACCGTAGCTTCATGTATACAAACTTCTTTAATCACATTGATATTCAAGAAGAAAACATCAACCTTCTGAACGGTAACACAGATGACCATCAGGCCGAGTGTCAGCGTTATGAAGAGAAGATTAAATCTTACGGCAAAATCCATCTGTTTATGGGCGGTGTTGGGAACGATGGTCATATTGCATTCAATGAACCGGCCTCTTCTCTGGCGTCTCGCACCCGGATTAAAACACTGACCGAAGACACCCGTATTGCAAACTCGCGCTTCTTTGATGGCGATATCTCTCAGGTGCCTAAGTACGCACTTACTATTGGTGTCGGCACACTGCTTGATGCTCAGGAAGTGATGATTCTCGTGACGGGTCACAATAAAGCCCAGGCACTGGAAGCGGCCGTTGAAGGTTGTGTCAACCATCTCTGGACAGTTTCAGCACTGCAACTGCACCCCAAGTCTTTGATTGTCTGTGATGAACCAGCCACACAAGAGCTGAAAGTGAAAACCGTTCGCTACTTCCAGGAACTGGAAGCGGAAAACATTAAGCACCTTTAATTGATAGGAAGTGTTCATGTACGCGCTGACCAACTGCCGCATTTTTACAGGTAGCGATGTGCTGAATAACCACGCTGTTATTATTGACGGAGTGAACATTCACGCTGTATGTCCTGTCGCAGAGCTACCTGCGGATATTCCGACACAGGACTTAGACGGAGCCAATTTATCTCCGGGATTTATTGACCTACAGTTAAATGGTTGTGGTGGAGTGATGTTCAATGATGAAATCACCGCAGACACCATCCATACCATGCATTTAGCAAACCTTAAATCAGGTTGTACCAGTTTTCTTCCGACGTTGATCACCTCATCCGATGAAGACATGAAGGCTGCGATTCGTGCTGCCCGCGAGTATGAGGCGAGCTATCAGAATCATTCACTGGGTTTACACCTTGAAGGGCCTTACCTGAATGTGATGAAAAAAGGGATTCATAGCGTTGATCATATCCGCCGTTCCGACGATGACATGATCAATGTCCTGTGTGACAACGCCGACATCATCACCAAAGTCACGCTGGCGCCAGAACAAACACCGGAAGCGCATATCGAACAACTCGCTCAGGCGGGGATTGTGGTTTCCGCAGGTCATACCAACGCAACTTACGTCGAGGCCCGAAAAGGATTCGCAGCAGGTATTACCTTCGCAACCCATTTATTCAACGCCATGACGCCCATTGCTGGCCGTGAGCCTGGCATGGTTGGCGCCATCTATGATACGCCTGACGTGTATACAGGTAT
Proteins encoded in this region:
- a CDS encoding DUF2788 domain-containing protein — translated: MLYEHMDLLESVGLDLLFAAIFFFIGMAIKDVLKQGNVPPFGRKIVWLVLFLGCFGFISKGVIQLTMEGAGIG
- the nagA gene encoding N-acetylglucosamine-6-phosphate deacetylase; this translates as MYALTNCRIFTGSDVLNNHAVIIDGVNIHAVCPVAELPADIPTQDLDGANLSPGFIDLQLNGCGGVMFNDEITADTIHTMHLANLKSGCTSFLPTLITSSDEDMKAAIRAAREYEASYQNHSLGLHLEGPYLNVMKKGIHSVDHIRRSDDDMINVLCDNADIITKVTLAPEQTPEAHIEQLAQAGIVVSAGHTNATYVEARKGFAAGITFATHLFNAMTPIAGREPGMVGAIYDTPDVYTGIIADGFHVDYANIRIAHRIKREKLVLVTDATAPAGADIDHFIFVGKKVYYRDGKCVDENGTLGGSALTMIEAVQNSVEHVGIALDEAIRMATLYPARAIGKDDKLGAIKKGLVANLAAFDRDFRVRATVVNGKYEQT
- the nagE gene encoding N-acetylglucosamine-specific PTS transporter subunit IIBC, which gives rise to MNILGYMQKLGKALMLPIAVLPVAGLLLRLGQADVFDIPFMAQAGGAIFGQLPLLFGIGIAIGLSKDGAGAAGLAGAVAYFVLDISAKTIDPSINMSFFGGIIAGIIAGHSYNRFYTTTLPPWLGFFAGKRLVPIMSGLFALALGAVAGVVWPHIQSGLDALAHAVSSSGAIGQFIYGVLNRGLIPVGLHHVLNSYFWFGMGSCQVINVEPVALLNGATQLCVDPALAKQLVVGQSHVFEFKNAVTPEVTAVVKSITDTVNTGDLNRFFAGDKSAGVFMNGFFPIMMWGLPGAALAMIMAAPKEKRSQVMGALGSVAFCSFLTGITEPLEFMFVFLAPALYALHAVFTGISLVIANMFGTLHGFTFSAGLIDFALNWGLATKPFVLLLIGIGFFFLYFVTFSAAIRIFNLKTPGREDADTEEVATSGSQETGELAKQYLKALGGHGNLENIDACITRLRLTLKDSSLADEKTLKALGAMGVVKLGSNNLQVILGPLAEIVAGEMKKIPASEDLSAVKLP
- the glnS gene encoding glutamine--tRNA ligase, translated to MSESEARPSNFIRQIIDADLASGQHTSVHTRFPPEPNGYLHIGHAKSICLNFGIAQDYQGQCNLRFDDTNPEKEDIEYVESIKNDVNWLGFEWSGEICYSSNYFDQLHAYAIELINKGLAYVDELTPEEMRAYRGTLTESGKPSPYRDRPVEENLALFEKMKNGEVEEGKMSLRAKIDMASPFMVMRDPVLYRVRFATHHQTGDKWCIYPMYDFTHCISDALENITHSLCTLEFQDNRRLYDWVLDNISIESRPRQYEFSRLNLEYTVMSKRKLNQLVTEKLVSGWDDPRMPTISGLRRRGFTPGSIREFCKRIGVTKQDNTIEMSSLESCIRDDLNEHAPRAMAVLDPVKIVIENFGETEILTIGNHPNKPEMGEREVAFSRELYIEREDFREEANKKYKRLVLGKEVRLRGAYVIQAERVEKDAEGNITTIFCTYDPETLGKNPADGRKVKGVIHWVSAEQALPAEIRLYDRLFTVPNPGAADDFAATINPDSLVVMQGFVEPSLANAAPEQAFQFERMGYFCADNKDSVANHLVFNRTVGLRDSWAKIAD
- the nagB gene encoding glucosamine-6-phosphate deaminase, which translates into the protein MRLIPLNNAPEVGLWSARYIVDRINKFQPTADRPFVLGLPTGGTPLTTYKRLIELYKAGEVSFKHVVTFNMDEYVGLPADHPESYRSFMYTNFFNHIDIQEENINLLNGNTDDHQAECQRYEEKIKSYGKIHLFMGGVGNDGHIAFNEPASSLASRTRIKTLTEDTRIANSRFFDGDISQVPKYALTIGVGTLLDAQEVMILVTGHNKAQALEAAVEGCVNHLWTVSALQLHPKSLIVCDEPATQELKVKTVRYFQELEAENIKHL
- a CDS encoding DUF4442 domain-containing protein, whose amino-acid sequence is MNRFYKPGIVKFALNIWPPFWGAGIRIRHISEDFRHVEICLKLRWWNKNANRTQYGGSIFSLTDPVYALMLMGILGKEYYVWDKQAEVDFLKPGQTDLNAVFQISDACVEDIKHSTAMGEKHFPEFIVNVTDTRGEIVARVKRVLYVRKKPQYRSADSDSESLPQDAIVNEP
- the fur gene encoding ferric iron uptake transcriptional regulator — translated: MSDNNQALKQAGLKVTLPRLKILEVLQDPECQHISAEDLYKKLIDIGEEIGLATVYRVLNQFDDAGIVTRHHFEGGKSVFELSTQHHHDHLVCLDCGKVIEFSDDLIEDRQQQIAESYNIRLTNHSLYLYGHCTAGDCNKDESLHDEKK
- the fldA gene encoding flavodoxin FldA — translated: MASVGLFFGSDTGNTEAVAKMIQKQLGKSLVEVKDIAKSSKEDIENFDLLLLGIPTWYYGEAQCDWDDFFPELEGIDFENKLVAIFGCGDQEDYAEYFCDAMGTVRDIVEGRGAVIVGHFPTEGYEFEASKALVDDSHFVGLCIDEDRQPELTDERVEKWVKQVYEEMCLAELAD